The following are encoded together in the Bradyrhizobium genosp. L genome:
- a CDS encoding LysR family transcriptional regulator — translation MDSRQLRYFIAVYEQRNLSRAADQANVAQSALSHHIANLEAEFATPLFERKPRGMEPTAAGERLYEHARIILRAMAAAEREIKEGGSEIAGDISIGMANSGMKAIGVPLMRTVLAKYPNLKLSLTESLSGATLLHLLSSEVDLALVYNPPSEKDLIAEPVLEEQMFCVGTEKLIGKKRPIPFEEVARLPLILLRHGLSARALLDDPVPLKRLEASAIMHLNSTSGMIGALTAGLGCTIATTHFVSEPLRAGKLVAREVIEPKLTRTLYLCRLRNRPMTYVMEEMCRLIRALIAEQVGRRAWEATLLI, via the coding sequence ATGGATTCGCGCCAGCTACGCTATTTCATCGCGGTCTACGAGCAGCGCAACCTGTCGCGGGCCGCGGACCAGGCCAATGTCGCGCAATCCGCGCTGAGCCATCATATCGCGAATCTCGAGGCGGAATTTGCAACCCCGCTATTCGAGCGCAAGCCGCGCGGCATGGAACCGACCGCGGCCGGCGAACGGCTCTATGAGCATGCCCGCATCATCCTGCGCGCGATGGCGGCGGCCGAGCGCGAGATCAAGGAAGGCGGCAGCGAGATCGCCGGTGACATCTCGATCGGCATGGCCAATTCCGGAATGAAGGCGATCGGCGTGCCGCTGATGCGCACGGTGCTCGCGAAATATCCGAACCTGAAGCTGTCGCTGACCGAGAGCCTCTCCGGCGCGACACTGCTGCATCTGTTGAGCTCCGAGGTCGATCTCGCGCTGGTCTACAATCCGCCCTCGGAGAAGGACCTGATCGCCGAGCCGGTGCTGGAGGAGCAGATGTTCTGCGTCGGCACCGAAAAGCTGATCGGCAAGAAGCGGCCGATCCCGTTCGAGGAGGTGGCGCGGCTGCCGCTGATCCTGCTGCGGCACGGGCTGTCGGCCCGCGCGCTACTCGACGACCCCGTGCCGCTGAAGCGGCTGGAGGCCAGCGCCATCATGCACCTGAACTCGACCAGCGGCATGATCGGCGCGCTGACCGCGGGCCTGGGCTGCACGATCGCGACCACGCATTTCGTCAGCGAACCATTGCGGGCCGGAAAGCTGGTGGCGCGCGAGGTGATCGAGCCGAAGCTGACGCGCACGCTCTACCTCTGCCGCCTGCGCAACCGGCCGATGACCTATGTGATGGAGGAGATGTGCCGGCTGATCCGCGCCCTGATCGCCGAACAGGTCGGCCGCCGCGCCTGGGAGGCGACGTTGTTGATCTGA